The genomic DNA CTACTACTAACCGACAAACTGATAATGGGCGGCGCAGAGATGTATTTTTGTAAATTGGAAAATCACCTCAAAGACGAAAAGATGACGTTTTATTCGGCAGCTGCAACGGGTGAAATGTACAATGAAATTCAAAATAAAAGTAATTTTATACCTTTAAACTTAACTAGCCATCTTGCAAATCTCAAGACACTGCGTCGACAGGTAATCCAAAAGGATATTGGCATCATTCATGCAAATAGCTTGAGAATGCTGTGCTATGCCATCGCAGTAAAGAAAATGACCAAAAGGGAAATCAAGTTGGTGTATACCAAGCATAATGTAACCATCCTTGAGAAAAGAATGCCCATCCTATTTAAAAAGGTGTTAAATCAGCATGTGGACCAAATTATTGCGGTGAGTCATTTTGAAAAAGAGAATTTACTTCAACTGGGTGTAAAGAATGAGCTTATCCAGACCATTTATAACGGAGTCGATCTAGATCAATTTTCTTTTCAACCATTGCCATCTCGGAAAATATTCAATGTCGGCATACTGGCCCGTTTATCAAAAGAAAAAAATCATCGGCTATTTTTAACCATTGCCAACGAGTTAAGGGATATGGAACAGGTGGTATTTCATATTGCAGGAGATGGACCTGAGAGAGAGTTTATTGAAAAAGAGATAACAAATTTACAGTTACATCATAAAATCAACATGTTAGGTCAGTTGGCCGATCCCTATGATTTTATTTGCAAGATGGATTTGCTGCTCTTAACATCCTTCAGAGAAGTTTTTCCAATGGTTGTCATTGAGGCAATGGCTACAGGAACACCAATGATGTCTGTCGATGTTGGTGGCATTAAAGAAGCGGTTGTGGATCAGGAAACGGGAATCCTTATTTCGCGTCATTCAGAAAAAGAATTTGCGGAAAACATTATGTTGCTCCTCGATAATGAGGAGTTGAGACAAAGTTTAAGAAGTACAGCCAGACAAAAAGTAGAGGAGTCCTTTTCACTTGCAGCGATGATTCATGCCACGCTGAAAACATATCAATAGGGTCTTCGTTTTCTTAAACCCATGCACCTCTTTTTGAAAAGCATATTCTATAACACACTATTATATAAGGGGTGTTATAACTTGTCGGGTTCTGAAGACTGCCAGAATAGAGATATTGTTAATATTGATTGTTTTGGGGCTAATCCCAACTTGGTAGATAATTCACCAGCTATTCAAGAAGCCATTAATCATTGTCTGGCCAATAACCACTCTAAAGTCGTCATCACTGGCAAGAAACAGTATGTCCTTGCCTCCCCAATTGTCATTAAGTCCAATGTGCATTTAGAAATCGACCCTACTATAACGTTAATCGTCAAAGGGAATTTCCAAGTGTTTGAGCTCCAAAAAGACGCCTCCATCTCGGGGGGCACAATTGAAATCGTAGATAATAGTTTTAATTCAACGGTTATTTTCCTTTCTGGTGCCGAGCAGATTGAAATTCATAATCATACCTCTATAGTTGATGTAAATATTATAAATCGTACAACAACATACCAAGGGATAGCCGTTCAATTCTACTGTAAAAAGGCGTGGGATTTCATCAGTTTCGTTAAAGTGAATAACTTGCAAATCACCAACTTTCATACGGCACTCTATCTTAAAACAGAAAAGCTGCAAAATAAAAATACCCCGTGTTGGATCAATGCGAACACCTTTCACACTATTTTTATAGATGGTTGTCAATATGGAATCGAGATTGATGGAAATAGTGATTTACCTTATGAAGTTTCCGGGAACATGTTTATGGACCTTCAAGTGCAATGCCGAAAACAAACAAAAAAAGTAATCCGATGCTCGGGTGCCTATAACATGTTTGAGGGATTGATTTGGGATACCTTCCGTATGGATGCCCCTCCACTTGTCGTTGAATTCTCATCGATTTCCCACCACAATCACCTATTTTCGAATCAAGTAGCCACTTCTATTCTCGATCGTGGTCTTTACAATCGATGCACGTCAGCCCATGAAGAATCCCTTCAAGTATATCCTCCCCTTGCACTCGGAAAAGCGCATCTAGTTGGGAACCAAGATGATGTTTTGGTAAATGCGCATGTTCGATATAGCGTACGTCAACTTTTGGGGAAAGCTCCCTATGGAGGAACTATTAATAATTGTTTTAACTTATTAGATGAGCAAAGCGTGAATTACTTGGATGTGCCTAGCTCTCAGCCAGTTGTTATCGAACTGGACTTTTCAAAACAGCCTATTAAAATGCTGAATTGCTTTGGACTCTATTTTGGGTGGAACGAAAGCCCGAGTCGAGTTTTGATTGAATACCAAGAGAGTTTAAACGGACCATGGAAAGTGGCGAAGGATGTTCAATTTAATGTTGGAAACACGGTTATTTCAGAGGCAAGAGCAGCTACGTTGTATAAAGTTAAGCTGACGCTAAGTGGATATACGCAAGAGCACAAACGCTTTCGCATTAATCGGATTTTCGCAAAGTCTTCGTTACAGCATGGGGTCGCTTGGTTGCCAACTACAGGTGGTACATTAACCGGAGATTTAGAACTACAAAAAGGGAATGCTGTGACGTTAGTTTCTCCAAATGGAATCAGGTGGAAAGTGAGTATCAATGATCAAGGACAAATTAGCACTACAAAACTATGAACGAATAAGAGCCTAGATATGTTGAACTTATAATTTTATCTACTCTCCAGCGAAGGTGCCTTACAAGCCGTCGCCGAAGCTGTAAGGCTGGCAGTGGTTTTCTGCCTGGGCTTATGGCGGGAGGCATCCGCAAGCGCCGAGCGGTGTTGGTAAGAATTTATATAGATGATTAAGCGATGCTGCCTGCTCGCCCCGTTTTTGTCCTGCATTAACGGGGAGCAGTGAGAGGGAAAATGTTTATCAATGAACAAGAGAAAGGAGCAATGCCATTGACGAAGATCAAAAAAGTAATCATCCCAGCGGCGGGCTTGGGAACGCGTTTTTTACCTGCAACGAAAGCGATGCCGAAAGAAATGCTCCCTATTGTCGATAAGCCGACGATTCAATATATTGTAGAAGAAGCAATTGAGGCGGGGATTGAGGATATTATCATTGTGACAGGTAAAGGCAAACGGGCGATTGAAGATCATTTCGATAATGCCTTCGAGTTAGAATCCAACCTTATACAAAAAGAAAGGTTCGACCTACTTGAGAAAGTGTTGGCATCAGCTTCGGTTGACATTCATTATATCCGTCAGAAAGAACCGCTTGGGTTGGGACATGCGATATGGTGCGCACGAAAATTTATCGGCAACGAGCCATTTGGGGTGATGCTAGGGGATGATATTGTCAGAAGTACAACGCCAGCGTTGAAGCAATTGATGAAGCAGTATGAGAAAACGGGTTCAAGTGTGATTGGCGTGGAAGAAGTGTCTATGAATAACGTTCATAAATATGGTGTCATTGATGCTGTTCAGGTCGAAGAAAA from Sporosarcina sp. FSL K6-1522 includes the following:
- a CDS encoding glycosyltransferase family 4 protein, producing MNNVLLLTDKLIMGGAEMYFCKLENHLKDEKMTFYSAAATGEMYNEIQNKSNFIPLNLTSHLANLKTLRRQVIQKDIGIIHANSLRMLCYAIAVKKMTKREIKLVYTKHNVTILEKRMPILFKKVLNQHVDQIIAVSHFEKENLLQLGVKNELIQTIYNGVDLDQFSFQPLPSRKIFNVGILARLSKEKNHRLFLTIANELRDMEQVVFHIAGDGPEREFIEKEITNLQLHHKINMLGQLADPYDFICKMDLLLLTSFREVFPMVVIEAMATGTPMMSVDVGGIKEAVVDQETGILISRHSEKEFAENIMLLLDNEELRQSLRSTARQKVEESFSLAAMIHATLKTYQ
- the galU gene encoding UTP--glucose-1-phosphate uridylyltransferase GalU, whose protein sequence is MTKIKKVIIPAAGLGTRFLPATKAMPKEMLPIVDKPTIQYIVEEAIEAGIEDIIIVTGKGKRAIEDHFDNAFELESNLIQKERFDLLEKVLASASVDIHYIRQKEPLGLGHAIWCARKFIGNEPFGVMLGDDIVRSTTPALKQLMKQYEKTGSSVIGVEEVSMNNVHKYGVIDAVQVEENLLQISELIEKPSKEQAPSNLAIIGRYILTPEIFPLLGEKNVGKGGEIQLTDALQRLKAIQAVYAYKFEGKRYDVGEQLGFIETTLAFALARPELKQEIHGLMKRLLSDETYESIR